Within the Echinicola sp. 20G genome, the region TGCTCTAAAATGGATACATAGTCCCATTTTAAAACGGGCTTCTCATTTGACTGACCATTGAAAGGCATTTCTTCCAAAAATCGCACGCTGATAGGGTACTTTTGGACAAACTTGATAAAAGGAATAATGTCGTCCGTGTTTTTACCCTCCATTACCACGCAGTTGAGTTTGACATCAAATCCCTCCTCCATCATTTGGCGGATATTGGCCATTACAATGTCAAATTGGTCTCTTCTGGTGATGTGGTTGAATCTTGCTTTGTCCAGGCTGTCAAAGCTGACATTGATGGTAGTGATCCCTAATTTTTTGAGCTGGGCTATATGAGGGCCTATCAAGGTGGCATTGGTGGTAATGGAGATTTCCTCCAAGCCTCTAAGTTGGTTGATTTTTTCTAAGAATTCCATCAAACCTTTGCGTACAAAAGGCTCTCCACCTGTAATTCTGATTTTGTTGACACCCATTTCCACAAAGGCTTTGGCCATAGTGTACATCTCTTCCCAAGTCAGCAAATCTTTTTTATGGGCAAAGTTCACCCCTTCCTCCGGCATGCAATATTGACAACGCAGGTTACAGTTATCCGTGACAGACAGTCTCAGGTAATTGATGTTTCTTCCATGATTGTCAATTAGCATAGGCGTTGGTTTAGGTTAATTTTATAAACTTTGAAGAAGTGTTTTTCCAAATTACGTAGTGATACATTTTTTTCAATTCATGCTGATTATCCACCACTCACTGGTGGGATTAAAGCTACCTCGTCATGTTTATTGACCAAGGTGTCTTCAGTAGCATAAAACAAATTGACAGAAATGGCCAGTGATGGTAAGTTGACCAAATCTGGGTATTGCTGATAAAGCAAATTCTTTAAATCTTTTACTTTGACAAAGGTTTCATCGACTGGAAAATCGATCATTGCGGCTCCGGTGATGTCCTTGGCCACTCCAAATGCATGTATCTTCATGATGACTTATTTTAAACTTCTTTTTGAATGGATGCTCTTGCTTGAGTGTCCTTATTCAGATGCCTACTAGATTAAAAGCAAGATACAAAATATATTTAATTATACGTAAAAATACGTAGTTTTATATTTTCTACCTTATTCAAATCGAAGTCTTTATCAATTTAAGCATAAAGCAGGAACAGACAAAATAGCTTTTGATCAGTGGGAATTATGTGCTTTCAATATGCTGCTTTAGGCCAGGTTCATCCTCCAGCTTTTTCAACAGTTCTACCACATTATTGACCTTGAGCTTTTTCATGATATTGAAACGATGGGTTTCTATTGTCCGTATGCTTTTTCCTAATTGCTCAGCGATTTCTTTATTTCCAGTGCCGTCTGAGATCATTTTAAGAATCTGCTTTTCTCTTTTGGTGATGTCGTAAGTATTGGTACTGGTGACGTTTTTGGAGATTTTTCGATCTTTTACATTAAGGTAGCTTTTTACCAATACTTGGCTGATGTCCCCACTAAAATATTTTCCACCCTCATGGATGGTCTTGATGGCCTTCATAAACTCATCTTTACTGGTGTCTTTCAGAAGGTACCCATCGGCACCGCTTTCGATAGATTGAAGGATGTAGTCCTCATCATCATGCATGGAAAGAATCAAAGCTTTGGTATTGGTTTTAAGTCCATTTAGCTTTTTAGTGGCATCCAGTCCATTCATGACAGGCATTCTAATATCAATGATCAAAAGATCAGGCTGGGAAGAAGTGACTTGTTCAAGGGCCTCCTCACCGTTTGAGGCTTCCCCAACTACTTCTATTTCTCCTTCATTTTCTAACAGGTTTTTGATACCGCTTCTGACTACCATGTGATCATCCGCCAATACTACTTTTATTTTTTCCATGATTACTTTGTTTTACTGCTTAATCCAAGGGGATATTAATACTGATTGTAGTCCCTTTTCCCTTTTCAGAAGAAATGGTGCACTGCCCATTGATGAAATTAGCTCTTTCTCTGATATTGAACAAGCCATGTCCGGATGCTGAAAAATGACCTTTCATTTCCAGTTGATTGATGTCAAAACCCTTGCCATCATCTGCAATTTCTACATTGAGGAAGCGTGAATTGTGGGAAAGCTTAATTTTAACTTCACTCGCCTCGGCGTATTTAATGGCATTATTG harbors:
- a CDS encoding MoaD/ThiS family protein, producing MKIHAFGVAKDITGAAMIDFPVDETFVKVKDLKNLLYQQYPDLVNLPSLAISVNLFYATEDTLVNKHDEVALIPPVSGG
- a CDS encoding response regulator transcription factor: MEKIKVVLADDHMVVRSGIKNLLENEGEIEVVGEASNGEEALEQVTSSQPDLLIIDIRMPVMNGLDATKKLNGLKTNTKALILSMHDDEDYILQSIESGADGYLLKDTSKDEFMKAIKTIHEGGKYFSGDISQVLVKSYLNVKDRKISKNVTSTNTYDITKREKQILKMISDGTGNKEIAEQLGKSIRTIETHRFNIMKKLKVNNVVELLKKLEDEPGLKQHIEST
- the moaA gene encoding GTP 3',8-cyclase MoaA — translated: MLIDNHGRNINYLRLSVTDNCNLRCQYCMPEEGVNFAHKKDLLTWEEMYTMAKAFVEMGVNKIRITGGEPFVRKGLMEFLEKINQLRGLEEISITTNATLIGPHIAQLKKLGITTINVSFDSLDKARFNHITRRDQFDIVMANIRQMMEEGFDVKLNCVVMEGKNTDDIIPFIKFVQKYPISVRFLEEMPFNGQSNEKPVLKWDYVSILEHIKGEFGDLERLPAPPTSTSLNYKVKNAKGSFGVIPSYSRTFCGTCNRVRVSAKGEMQTCLYATETIDLKSLLREYTNISGLKFSIYTALQTRHKDGFEAEKGSVTKKSMTLIGG